The following is a genomic window from Acidimicrobiia bacterium.
TCATGCTCGGTCCAACCGCACGTCACCGGACACCGATCGAAAGCGAATCGACACCGATTCCCCTCCCTCGCCATCCACCGACTCGCGCCGATCTTGCGGCAAGTGCACTGATCCGGTCATCGTCTGCAGATCCACCTCGACTTTGCGACCGGCAGGAACACCGAGAGTCAGGTCGCCCGACACCGTCTTGCAGTCGATCTCTCCACCGAGGAACCGGGCGATGTCGACGTCACCGGACGCGGTCTTGAGCCTCACATCCCCCGAGACCTTCCCGATCTCGATATCACCTGAGGCTGTCGAGATCGTGCAGTGACGCCCGACGCTGTGAATTCCGATATCCCCTGAAGCGGTAGTTATCTGCACCCTGCCGCCCACGTGATCGACGTCGACATCACCAGAGGCAGTCTTCAAAGTGAAGTCGCGTTCGATGCTTCTGGCCTTCACATCGCCGGATGCTGCCGAAACTCGCAAATCGCCGATGGGACACATCACGTCTACATCGGCAGACGCGACCGACGTATCGACTTCCGCGTCCGCCGGCACCCGCAGCGAAACACGATGCGAACCGCCGAACAAACCTCGCTCGGACGACTGGCGAACGGATATTCCGTCACCGTATTGCTCAACCGTGAAGCCGTCGGCGTTTTTACCGTCGACTCTCACCTCGACGCCACCTTCGTCGTGCCCTTCGATCATGATTCGGCCTGAGCTGATACGTACTTCGATGCGGGGACGCCCCCCGACCTGGAAAAACTCGCGCCGTTCGCTCATAACTCGAAGCTCCCTGTGACTTTCCCACCGCGCTCGGTCCGCTTTCGTGCCTTAGACGACAAGGCCTTGACGACCCAGGTGTTGACCGAGTCGCCGGACTGGCCGGCGTTCTCTTCGACCAGATCTTTGAGAAGCTCCGGGAGCCGCAATGTCAGACGGGCTTCATAGTCCCCGGGGGTCATCTCTCCACCGTCACCGTCGACGGCTCGAACGCGCAGTGCGGGGTCACCATCGACGAGCACAACCTCGACCTCGTAGTCGGGCAGTTGCGCGCCAACTTCATGTGCTGCCTGCTCGGCTAGGTCGATGGCGAGTTGCTTCATCGATGGCTCGATGGCAACCAGCACGGCCATGGCGGCGGCCTCGACGGTTGGATCACCACCTCCAATCGCGACCTGCTGTGCGACCGCCTGCTCCAGCGCGGCAACGGCTGCCGTGATGTTCACTTCTTCCCCTTCTCACGATGCTCCCAGCGGCGCTGCGACGGGCGAAAACTGCGCATGAGCTCTCCACTGTGAATGCGGTGATATTCCATTCCCATGATTGGTGTGGTCAACATCTCTCGGTCCTCTCTTCGGGGTGACAGCACTATGATGTCATAATAATGTCACGCTGTCAAGAGGTCGACGCGAAATGCTTTTCACCTTCCGAGGCGCCTAGATGAGCTTCCGGTCTTGCGCCCAACGACTCAGCTCGTGCCGATTGGTTAGCTGCAGTTTGCGAAGAACGGATGAGACGTGTGTTTCCACGGTCTTCACCGAGATGAAGAGCTGCTCTCCGATTTCCCGATAGGTGTAGCCGCGTGCGATGTGCTGGAGCACCTCGCGTTCGCGGGGGGTCAACTGGTCGAGATCGGGATCGATGTCAGCGATGGGGATCGAGCTGAAGGCGTCCAGCACAAACCCCGCCAGCATGGGCGAGAAGACGGCATCCCCTGCCGCCACCCGCCGGATCGCCTCCGACAACTCGGATGGGGAGATGGTCTTGGTGACGTAGCCTCGTGCGCCTGCCCTGACCACCGCAACGACATCCTCCGCCGCGTCCGAGGCGGACAAGGCGAGGAAAGCAACTTCGGGGTGGTTCGGGGCGATCGCCTCGATCACGGCTCTCCCCCCGCCGGCCGGCATGTGTACGTCCAGGAGCACAACGTCCGGAAGGCGTTCGCCGATCAACTCTATCGCCGGCGCGACTTCGGAGGCCTCCCCGACTATCTCGATGCCTTCGCCGATCTCGGCGCGAACACCCGACCTGAAGAGATCATGATCGTCCACGATGAACACCCGCACCGTCATACTGGAACCTCCTGTTCGAGAACCACTTCGGTGCCGGCACCCGGACTCGAGCGGATTTGGGCGGTGCCGCCGTGCCTTTCCATCCGACGCACGATCGACTCGACGATGCCCTTGCGGTCTTTCGGAACAGTCTCCGGATCGAATCCCGTTCCCCGGTCCCGAACGAAGATGCTGGCAAAACCGTCGCAGACCTCCGCATAGACAGAGAACTCTTCGACACCGGCATGTCGTGCCGCGTTGATGCTCGCCTCGCGGCCGGCTTTCACGAGCGCCTCGAGGCTGGGACTCAGAGCGGCGTCTCCGACCACGACCGTCTGAATGAGAACGCGGAACAACTCCTCAACTTCCGCCGTCATCGTGCGCACTGCGGCCGAGAAGCTGTCATCTGGCCTGGCACCGTCGCCGAACAGCCAGGCACGCAGCTCCCGCTCCTGCCGGCGGGCCAGCGCAGCAGTCTGTTCGGGCTTGTCTGTGCGCTGGATCATCGCCAATGTCTGAAGGACCGAGTCGTGCAGATGGGCGGCCATATCGGCTCGCTCCTCGGCGCGTGCTCGCGAGGCGCGCTCTTCGACGAGGGCATCCTCGGCGTCCCTCCGCAGCCGATCGCTTCGTCGAATCACCCCGACCGCCCAGCCGGCCAGGACTCCACCAAACAGGTAGATGAGCACGGCGGCCGAATCATTTGTGGGATCCGACCCGGTTGACTGGATGAGCCTGAGAATGGTGGCCGCCGACAGGGCTGTCGCAGTTGCCAGTCCCCCGGCGACGGCGAAGGTATAGACGCCCATGAACACGGATGACATCGGGTAGCCGCCGTAGAAGGTCGCCGTCATGCCGGCCACGTCACTGCTGAAGAGCGACCAGACCGTAACGCCCACGTCGGCGACCAGCCACCACCAACTTCGCAATACGCCGGGGCGGCTCCCGTGCAACCATCCGGTGAGGAGAGCCCATGCCCCAACTCCCAGCATCGTGGCAACAACAACGCTCGGTCTGTCCGGTCGAGCCGAACCCGCCAGTGTGATGACTCCGAGAACGGCGAGCCATGCCGCTCCGACGATCCGATAGCCGACCACCACGCGTCCGAGCACACGCTCGATCTCAGGAGTGCCGGCGGTGTCGCTCATGCGGCGCAGGCTAACCGCCGCCCCGAGCGCGGACGCGCCTTGACGGAGCGGGTATTGACTAGCGTTGTGCCGATGACCGAGCGACTATCCCCCGCTGCCATCATCTTCGCCGTCGTCGGAGCGGGCATTCACCTCGTTATGGGTTTCTTCGTCGCGTTCAGCGGGCTGATCGCCCCGCCCTGGGGAGTTGCAGTACTGGCAGCCACCTGGTTGGGCTTGACCGTGTGGGGAATACGACGGTGGCGGCAGGGACCGAGGATCACGATGGGTCTACCGCTGTTGATGGTGGCGTTCTGGTTCGTGTTCCTCACCTTCGGCGATCTGGTGCTGGGCTGGACCGCCTGACCTACTGTGTTCTCCGCAATGCCGTGGTGCAAAAACAGTACACAGCATTGCCGAGAAAACCCGCGGAGCTTTCTCCGCAATGCTGTGGTGCGAAAACAGGTAACAGCATTGCCGAGAAAACCCGGGTCAGGCTCGTTCTACGACCTCATACAGCGTCGTCCGCTGCTGTGGTGAACGACCGGCCGCTCGAATCATCGTCTCGAACTCACCGGTCGTCATCTCCTCACCATGCGAGGCCCCGGCCGATCGGGTGATGATCTCCCCCATCAGCGTTCCACCGGCGTCGTTGGCCCCGGCGTTCAGCAACCGGCCGACTCCGTCGGTCCCGAGCTTGACCCACGACGCCTGGATGTTGGGGATCAGCCCATCGAAGGCGATCCGCGCCACCGAATGAATCAGGACCACCTCGTCCCACGTTGGTCCCGGCCGAGCGCGGCCGCGCAACCAGATCGGCGACCCCATATGCACGAACGGCAGCGGCACGAACTCGGTGAACCCACCCGTCCTACGCTGGATCTCCCGGATCACCTCGTAGTGGTTGGCCCAGGAGTCCGGACCGTCGATGTGCCCGAACATGACCGTCGCCGTCGAGCGCAGACCGATCTCGTGGGCGGTCAGCATCACTTCTGCCCATTCGGCTGTCCGGATCTTGTCCGGGCAGAGATGCTCTCGCACGCGGTCGTCGAGGATCTCTGCCGCCGTGCCGGGCAGCGTCCCGAGCCCGGCTTCGCGCAGTCGCACCAGATAGTCCCTCAGGTCGACTCCGAGCGTCTCTGCTCCCTGCCAGACCTCGAGCGGCGTGAAACCGTGGATATGCATGGCCGGCATCCGCGCTTTGATGGCTTCCACCACCTCGACGTAGAAATCGCCGGTGTAGTCCGGGTGAATCCCGCCCTGTAGTGTCACCTCGGTAGCTCCGCGCTCCGTCGCCAACTCGGCGAGGTGAACAATCTGCTCCACCGACATCAGGTACGGATCGCCGCGCAGGCTCAAGCTGCGCGGACCTTTCGAGAAAGCACAAAAACCGCAACGGAAGTAGCAGAGATTCGTGTAGTTGATGTTGCGATTGACGACATAAGTCACGGTGTCGCCCACCGCCCGGCTACGAAGCGCGTCGGCCACGCCGGCGACGGCATCAACCTGACCGCTCCTGGCCCGAAACAGCAACTCGATTTCGTCGCGCGAGGGAGCGCTACCCTCGAGCGACCGTTCGAGGATCGGCCGCAAAGGACCGGCATCCTCCAATCCCTCCGCCGCAGCCGAACCGACCCAGGCGGCGTCCGGCCACTGCGCGGAGAACCGGTTGTCGGGCGACGGTACACCTTCGCCCTTCCCGGGTGACCAGGAGTAACGCGGCCGGATGGCACCCCGCCCGTCGACCTGGTTCAGCCAGGCAGTCAATACCTCTTCCGGCAGTTGCGTGCGTGCCCCCTCGAGTTCGGTGTCGATCGGGAAGGCCCCGCGCTCGATGACTTCTCCCACAGCATCTCGTAGCTCACCGATCCGCTCCGCACCCCAGTCCCGCAAGAGGAGATCGGTGGCGCCGTCGGCGATCGCTTTGACTGCTTCCTCGACGCTGTCGACAAACACAGAGACCGCAGCCTCGATTCCCGGCAACCCGGTCAGGGAGGCGGCGGCACGAACCGCCGAACGCGCGGTCCTCAGAAACGCCGCTCGGCTCCTGGCGAGACCGTCGAGCACCTCGGATCGAGATCCTTCGTCGAGAACCGTGATGCGCCACCCGGCTACCCCGAGTTCCGCCAGGCGAATCGCCTGACCGGGTGTGGCGATCCAAGCGGCCGGGGCTCCGTCGGTCCCTCCGGCCTCGACGGGAAGGATTCCTCCTTCGAGGCAGGCCGCCCGATCATCATCGCGGATAGCCTTGATTTCCAGTGTTGTGGTGCCTTCGCGCCGCCGGGTGCCGGCAAACAAACCGGAGACCGACTCGGCAGGGCGAACCCGACAGAATGAGATGGTCATGACCCGACTCCCTCGTGAATCGCCGCGTAGCCTGCCTCGTCGGACGCATTAGCAACCTTGGCCAGCATGGCAGGATCGAGCCACTCATCGTCGATGAACTCCGGATAGACCGGTAGCCGGGGACTGAGCTCGAACCCTGCTCTCTCCGTGCGACGCCTCAACTCTGCGAGGTGCGGCCACGGTTGTTCGGGATTGACCCAGTCGATCGTCAACGGCGAAACACCACCCCAGTCGTTGATTCCGGCAGCCAGATACGTTTCGTAGTTCTCCGTCAGATTCGGGGGTACTTGCACATTCATTTCCGGACCAAACAACCAACGGGTGACGGCGACCACCCTGGCGAAGTAGGCGGGAACAGGCTCCGGGCTGCCCTTCATGCGGGTGTCTGCCTTCGCCCGAAAGTTTTGGACGATGATCTCTTGAATGTGACCGAATCGCCGGTGCAGATGATCGAGAGCGACGAGCGAGTCGACGATTTCGCGATTCGTCTCACCGATTCCCACCAGAATTCCCGACGTGAAAGGAACCCTGGCCATACCGGCTGATTCGATCGTCGCCACTCGCCGGGCCGGATCCTTGTCCGGGCAGTCGAAGTGCGGCATGCCCGGCTCCAATAGCCGGGACGAGATGTTCTCGAGCATGAGACCCATCGAAGGGTTGGATGGACGAAGCTTGCGGATCGCAGCTTCATCCATGAGGCCCGGGTTGGCATGAGGGAACAATGCCGTGTCGGACGCAACGAGTTCGGTCATCTCGCGCACGTAGTCAAGTGTCGAATCGAGCCCGCGCCCATCGAGAAACTGCCGGGCCTGATTCCAGCGGCCCTCCGGTCGGTCGCCGAGGGTGAACAACGCTTCTGTGCAACCGTGTCGTTCGCCGGCCATCGCCACTGCCAGCACTTCGTCCGGTTCGAGATACTCGCCGCCGGCTCCTGGTGGTTTGGCAAACGTGCAGTAGGTGCAGCGATCCCTGCACAGCGTCGTCAAGGGTATGAATACCTTGCGGCTGTAGGTGATGGTCTGGCCATGCCCTTCGTCTCGGAGCCGGGCGGCTTCGATGTACAAGGGCGCAGCGTCAACGGATCCGTCGAGATAGCCAGTGGCGAGCTCCGGATCGAAAGGAGGATGAGGCATGAAGCGCAACGCTAGCGGGCAGATTCAGCAATGGGCGCCTCGTCGCCTCCGACCGTGCTCGGGCGGCGGCTACCCTCACCTCAATGCGTCTTCGACAACTCGCGCTTCTGATCTCGATCGTCACCACCGCTTGCGGAGGCGCGACAACGGCTGCACCTTCGACGGCACCGGTCACCACGGTCCAGGCCGGGCCAACGACCACAACGGCGAACAGCACTCCATGTCTGGAGGGAGCAGGCGGCTTCATCGGCGATGGCCCCTTGGGATCGCGAGCCCGGGATGCAGCGGATGCCGCAACCGTGACCGGGCTCACGCTCACCCCCTACCAAGGGTGCGAGCAGTTGATCGTGGAACTGGCTGCCGCCTCGGGAGCGCCGGCGACGTCCGTCGGTACCACGAGCGCCGAGTTCATCCGGCCGTTCGGTGTGGTGCGAGTACACCTGGATCCGACTGTCACCGACACCAGTCTTTCGGACATCGTGCTCGGCGGCACCCTCGCCGACCGGGTCTACGTCGTTCGCGATTTCGACGATTCCCTCTTTGTCGACATTCATCTCACCGATGCTGCAGTCGCACGGTTCTCGGAAATCTCCAATCCGGCTCGCCTCGTCGTCGACCTGGCACCTGGCGGTTCCGCCGTCCGAACTCCCGAACGGTCCGACTTCGTCGTCGTCATGCCGCTGCCCGATCCTCTCGCCGCACCAGTCACCATCGAAGGGTACGGACGAACCTTCGAAGCGAATGTGATTCTGCGTGCCCGGCAGGCAGGAGAAATCGTCGCTGAGGAGTTCACGACGTCCACCGACTACCTGGAGACATGGGGCCGGTTCGAGCTGGCGCTACCGCCTCAGCTCACCGGCGAACTCGAGCTTTTCATCGGAGAGGACTCGGCGAGGGACGGGTCGGAACAAGGCGTGCGATTGGCAGTGGCGATAGACGAGTAGCTCGGCGGGCCCGACGCCGGGCTCTCAGATGAGACCATCGATGGGTCTGATGCGGATGAAGCCTTCGTCGGGCACCACCTCGGGAACCAGTTCGTCCACAAATGGAACTTCAAATGTCCCGCCGGTCGGTGTCCTGACGATGAGCCTGTCCTGGGCTTCCCCTCCAACAACACCGACGACCTCGCCCAACAGCCCATCATCGCCGTGAACGGCAAGGCCGATGAGATCATCCGGCCAGAACTCACCGTCCTCCAGCTCGGGACGCCCATCGAATGGAACCACCAGTTCGAGGCCGCGCAGGTCTTCGGCATCGTTGCGAGTGACCACGCCTTCGAAGCCGATCAGCAACGTATTCTTGTGTGGCCGTGCGTGAGCAACGACCAGTTGTCGATTGCCGGCGTACATGCCGGAACCCGGTTCGAAATGGCGCGCGTCGCCGAGCACATGCACCGAGACCTCTCCCCTGATGCCGTGAGCCCGGCCGATGCGGCCGATGACAGAATCAGTCGACGAATTCAACGCCGGCGCGCAGGCCCTCTTCGTCTGCGGCCGCCTGCGCAAGTGTGCGGATGGCACGAGCTACCCGACCACGGCGGCCGATAACGCGACCCATGTCCGACTTGGCAGTGCGCACTTCGAGAGTGACCTCTTCCGGCCCATCTTCGATGACAGTGACCTCTACTTGTTCGGCATCGTCCACGATCTCGGACACGACATAGCGGACGACCCGCTCAACGATTTCTCCCTTGCTCACTCGGAGTCCTTCCCGGTTTCAGCATCGGGTTCCGCCGGTGCTTGCTCTGCCTCAGCGGATTCGTCGACGGCAGGTTCGATGGTTTCATCGGCAACGGCATCAGCCACTACTTCGGCGACGTCCGTTTCGGACGCATCCGTTTCGGACGCATCCGTTTCGGACGCATCTGCTTCGGTCACGTCGGCATCGGCATCGGCTTCTTCGACTGTCGGTGCGGCTTTGGCGCCGACCGTGTAGATCTCACCCTTCGCCACTTTGAAACGTGACCAGGCGCCCGACACTTCGAGCAGTTTCTGTGCTGTCTCAGTCGGCTGTGCGCCCTTCATCAGCCAGTCGAGCGCCCGATCGTTGTCGATCTCGATCAACGACGGATCTTGACGCGGTTCGTAGCGGCCGATGGCCTCGATGTAGCGCCCGTCACGCGGCTTGCGGCCGTCCATGACGACGACCCTGTAGACAGGCTGCTTCTTTTTCCCGAACCGCTGAAGGCGGATCTTCACCGCCATCTCGTCACCTCTTCCCTTTTCGTCCCGGCATCAGCCCTCCAAGACCCGGCATTCCCGGAATGCCTCGGCCGCCGGCCATCATCTTCATCATCTTCTGTGTTTCGGCGAACTGCTTCAGCAAACCGTTCACTTCCTGAGGGGTGGTGCCCGATCCTGCCGCGATTCGTCGTTTGCGGCTCCCGTCGATGTTTTTCGGGTTCTGCCGCTCTTTGGGTGTCATCGAACGGATGATTGCTTCGACTCGACCCAGGTCCTTGTCGGAAACCTGGACATCCCTAAGCGCCGACGAGGCGCCCGGGATCATAGCAAGCAACCCGTCGAGAGGCCCCATCTTCTTCAGTTGTTGGAATTGGCTGAGGAAATCCTCGAGGGTGAACGAAGCAGTCCGCAGCTTGTCGGCCATGGCCTGAGCTTCCTGCTCATCCCAGGCGGTTTCTGCCTTTTCGATGAGCGTGAGCACATCACCCATCCCGAGAATCCGGGATGCCATCCGGTCCGGGTAGAACGGCTCGAACTCATGGAGGCTCTCACCGAGCCCGGCAAACTTGATGGGACGATCCGTGACCTCGCGTACCGAGATGGCTGCTCCGCCCCGTGCGTCGCCATCGAGCTTGGAGAGGACGATGCCGGTCACGTCGGTGTACTCGAGAAACCCCTTGGCAACGTTGACGGCGTCCTGGCCGGTCATGGCGTCAACGACCAGCAACACCTCGCTTGGGTTGGAAGCCTTGCGCACACCGGCAAGCTCGTTCATCAAATCCTTGTCGATCTGGAGACGACCGGCTGTATCGATGATCACCACGTCATTCCCGAGCCGTTTTGCCTCTTTCAAGGCTGCTTTGACCAGCCGTTCGGGCTTGGAGGCACGCTCGGCGTACACGGGAACGTCGATCTGGCGGCCGAGCGTTTCGAGTTGGTCGATGGCGGCGGGCCTTTGGAGGTCGGCAGCTACGAGCATCGGGCGTTTGCCCTGCTTGCGGAGGTGCAGAGCGAGCTTCCCGGCAGAGGTCGTCTTCCCGGATCCCTGCAGGCCCACCATGAGAATCGTCAGCGGCGGAGTCGATGATGAGTTGAGGCGGGCAACGTCGGATCCGAGCGTTGTGATGAGCTCTTCATGGACGATCTTGATGACCTGTTGCCCCGGGGTCAGACTCTTTGAGATCTCAACGCCGAGGGCCCGCTCTTTGATCCTTGCTTGCAGACTCTTGGCCACGGAAACGTTGACGTCGGCCTCTAGGAGGGCCAGCCGCACCTCACGCAGCGCCGAGTCGACATCGGCCTCATTGAGGCGACCCTTGCTGCGCAGTTTCGTGAAGATGCCGCTGAACCGGTCGGACAGAGATTCGAACATGGAGAGAACATTGTAGGGAGTCGCGAGTGGACGGCCGCGAGTACCCTGCCCGCATGGACCAGGGATCAAGAGACGCGGCCCTTCGGGCCGACATACGCCGACTCGGAAACGAACTCGGCGACGCGCTGATCCGACAGCACGGTCCAGCGCTGCTCGAGCTCGTCGAGGAAGTTCGCTCCCTCACCAAAGAGGCGAGAAACCCGGGCTCCACGTCGGGCGGCGGACGGCTCGCGGCAATGCTGGACGAACTCGATACGACAACGACCATCCGTCTCGTTCGAGCGTTCACCGCCTATTTCCACCTGGCCAATGTCGCGGAACAAACGCATCGAGTCGACCAGCTCACCGACAGAACCGACCGTGAACGCGAGTGGTTCGAAGCCGCGGTCGACGCGCTCGAGGCATCGCCCGGCACCATCGCCGGCCTGGCCACGCTGGTCGATCGCCTCGAACTCCGCCCCGTCTTCACCGCCCATCCCACGGAGGCTGCCCGTCGCTCCATCCTGACGAAGCTGGGAGATCTCGCCGGGCTTCTCGAAGAACGATTGGACCCGCGCTCGGGCGCCGGAGATCTGCGGCGGATCGACCGCCGAACCAGGGAACTCATCGACCTCCTCTGGCAGACCGACGAACTTCGCCGTCAGCGACCGGAGCCCCTCGACGAAGCCCGCTCGGTGATCTTCTACTTCGATCAGCTTTTCGATCAAGTCGTGCCGGATCTACTCGACGAGATCTCGGTTCAGCTCTTGCGGCTCGGAGTCGACCTCCCGACTACAGCCCACCCCCTTCGTTTCGGAACCTGGGTTGGCGGCGACCGGGACGGTAATCCCAATGTCTCACCGGCCGTCACGACGGCAGTGCTGGAGATGCAGCACGAGCACGCCCTGCGCCATCTGATCGGCGCGGTCGAGGAAGTCGCTGAAGACATCAGCACGTCGACACGCATCCGCTCCATTTCGTCAGCGATGAACGTCTCACTTCAGAGGGATGCCGGCTTGCTGCCAGACGTTCACCGGCGGTTCGGAGCCATGAACGCCGAGGAGCCCTACCGCCTGAAGTGCGCCTTCATCCATCAGCGCCTGCACAATACGCGCCGTCGTGTTGAAGAGAACAGCCGCCACGTGGCCGGGCAGGACTATGCCGACGCCGACGAACTGCTCGGCGATCTCGAGATCATGCGACGGTCACTGCTGGAGAACCAGGGAGAACTGCTCGCCGGCGGAATCGTGACCAGGCTCATGAGAAACGTGTCGGCATTTGGATTCCATCTGGCGACGATGGACGTTCGCGAGCATTCAGAGAGACACGAACAAGCGCTCAGTGCATTGTTCTCGGGGATCGGAGTCGACTACCTGAACCTCGATCGACTCGCTCGTCTTTCCCTTCTCGATGCCGAGCTGGCCGGCACTCGACCCCTGTCGGCACCGGCCACCAGATTCGACCCGGAGGCGGCTGCGACGCTCGAAACCTTCGCCACCATCCGCCGGTCTCTGGATCGGTTCGGAGAAGGCGTCATCGAGAGCTACATCATCTCGATGACGCGCGACGCGTCGGACGTGCTGGCTGCTGCCGTCCTCGGACGTGAAGCAGGACTCGTTGACGTACCAAGTCAGGTTGCTCGAGTCGGGTTTGTTCCTCTCCTGGAGACGACTGATGAGCTACGACAGGCGGGACAGATACTCGACGATCTTCTCATCAGCCCCTCCTATCGGGAGTTGGTACGACTGCGGGGCGATCTCCAGGAGGTCATGCTCGGGTATTCCGACTCGAACAAACACGGTGGGATCACGACGTCGCAGTGGGAGATCTACAAGGCGCAACGGAACCTGCGTGACGTAGCCCATCGACACGGTGTCGTGCTCCGGCTCTTCCATGGTCGGGGCGGCACGATCGGCCGGGGTGGAGGTCCCACGCACGAAGCGATCATGGCCCAGCCGTTCGGGACCCTCGACGGGGCGGTCAAGATCACCGAACAGGGAGAGGTCATCTCGGACAAGTACGGCCTACCCGTTCTCGCCCGGCGCAATCTCGAGCTCACCCTCGCTGCGGTACTCGAGGCCTCCGTCCTGCATAGGGAGCCCCGCCAATCCGAAGCGGTCCTCGCCGGTTGGGATCAGACGATGGACCAGGTCTCCGAGTATGCCTTCACCGCCTACCGGTCACTAGTCGATGATCCCGGCCTCGTCGAGTACTTCCTCAGCTCCACACCGGTCGAGGAACTCGGCGCCATGAACATCGGCAGCCGGCCGTCGCGGCGGCCCGGAGGCCTTGGAGGTCT
Proteins encoded in this region:
- the ppc gene encoding phosphoenolpyruvate carboxylase, with protein sequence MDQGSRDAALRADIRRLGNELGDALIRQHGPALLELVEEVRSLTKEARNPGSTSGGGRLAAMLDELDTTTTIRLVRAFTAYFHLANVAEQTHRVDQLTDRTDREREWFEAAVDALEASPGTIAGLATLVDRLELRPVFTAHPTEAARRSILTKLGDLAGLLEERLDPRSGAGDLRRIDRRTRELIDLLWQTDELRRQRPEPLDEARSVIFYFDQLFDQVVPDLLDEISVQLLRLGVDLPTTAHPLRFGTWVGGDRDGNPNVSPAVTTAVLEMQHEHALRHLIGAVEEVAEDISTSTRIRSISSAMNVSLQRDAGLLPDVHRRFGAMNAEEPYRLKCAFIHQRLHNTRRRVEENSRHVAGQDYADADELLGDLEIMRRSLLENQGELLAGGIVTRLMRNVSAFGFHLATMDVREHSERHEQALSALFSGIGVDYLNLDRLARLSLLDAELAGTRPLSAPATRFDPEAAATLETFATIRRSLDRFGEGVIESYIISMTRDASDVLAAAVLGREAGLVDVPSQVARVGFVPLLETTDELRQAGQILDDLLISPSYRELVRLRGDLQEVMLGYSDSNKHGGITTSQWEIYKAQRNLRDVAHRHGVVLRLFHGRGGTIGRGGGPTHEAIMAQPFGTLDGAVKITEQGEVISDKYGLPVLARRNLELTLAAVLEASVLHREPRQSEAVLAGWDQTMDQVSEYAFTAYRSLVDDPGLVEYFLSSTPVEELGAMNIGSRPSRRPGGLGGLTDLRAIPWVFGWTQTRQIVPGWFGVGSGLAAARENGLGEIVDEMYRGWSFFRTFISNVEMTLTKTDLGIAQRYVELLVDTRLHPLFDRIRSEYERTVAEVLRITGEEHILDGSPLLQRTLEVRDRYLDPLHYLQMSLLARSRRTEEPDPALQRALLLSVNGIATGLRNTG